The following are encoded together in the Malaya genurostris strain Urasoe2022 chromosome 3, Malgen_1.1, whole genome shotgun sequence genome:
- the LOC131438288 gene encoding uncharacterized protein LOC131438288 isoform X5, whose protein sequence is MPMGNIGIRIKYMINITWQVLVEGSVEGLEMVSVLIMELVHMMSDMCQKLMVIYVLLIQLTFRVRPFKDRKAKLIQKRVLGLLASNEVGGQMTI, encoded by the exons ATGCCAATGGGCAATATTGGTATCCGAATCAAGTATATGATCAACATTACCTGGCAGGTTCTGGTGGAAGGTTCGGTGGAAGGTTTGGAAATGGTTTCGGTACTCATTATGGAATTGGTCCATATG atgAGCGACATGTGTCAAAAGTTGATGGTGATATACGTGCTGTTGATTCAACTGACGTTCAGAGTACGGCCGTTCAAGGATCGGAAGGCGAAGTTAATCCAAAAACGAGTGTTGGGGCTACTGGCTTCCAACGAG GTAGGAGGCCAGATGACTATTTAG